CGCCCTGGGTCTCGACGGTGTCGATGGTGGACAGCAGCGCGAACACGCCGCTGTCGGCCTTGAGGGACCGGGCGCGGTCGATGGAGTACTTCACGTCGGCCGCCGTGACAGCGTTGCCACCCGCGAACGTCAGGCCGTCGCGCAGGGTGCAGGCGTAGCGCTCGTTGCCGGTGTCGGTGAAGCCGCACCGCTCGGCGGCCTCCGGTACGGGCTCACCCTCGCCGCGCGGCTGGATCATCAGGGTCTGCACGGTCTGGCGCAGGATGTTCCAGGTGCCGACGTCGTAGGCGTAGGCGGGGTCGAGGGGCGCGGGGGCGTCCTTCGAGGCGCTGAACCGGTCCGTGGTGCCGACGACGATCGCACCGCTGTCGCCGCTCCCGCCGTCGGACCCGCCGCAGGCGGCGAGCACCGGCGCGAGCAGGCCGATCACGGCCGGCAGCACCAAAGTCTTGCGGTTCATGCTCGAGTTTCTCCAGAGCTGTCGACTCCGTGTACCCGGCATGCAGGGGTGGCGCAGCGGATCACGGGGGTGGGGCGATGTTCTCGCGACGAGATTAGTCGGGGCCGGCAGGAGGGTTCACAGCCACCGGAGTTGAGCACCCATCACGCAGCGGAACCGGGCGTGGACAGACCGAAGGCCCGACAGCGGAAGCTTTGGTACAGCATTCCATCAATCGGGACACAAGGGCACGCCCACGGCCCTCTGGAGGGGGTGTGCAGCACACGCCGGATCCGCTGTCGACCCCGGACCGCGTGGGGAACGTCACACGCGTAAACGGGTTCGAAGGTACGGGAATTCGATCGTCCGTCGGGGTTCGAATTCGCTTTGGAAATTGCCGCCCTAACACCGCTGCACGCTGGGTGAACGCCTAGCGCATTTCCGTCATCAACCCGTGCAGAAATGTCAGGTCGACCTCTTCGAGGGAGGTCACGACCGTGCGGCGCAGGGCCGGGGCGATGGGGGCCACGGAGGGCACGGCTACGACCTGGCAGCCGGCGGCCTCGGCGGCGGCGACCCCCGTCGCGGTGTCCTCGATGACGGCGCACCGGGCCGGGTCCACGCCGAGCCCGGAGGCGGCGGCCAGATACGGGTCGGGGTGCGGCTTGGTGCGCGGCACCTCGTCGCCGGCCACCGTGAGGCTGAAGTGGTGGGCGCCGAGCGAGGTCAGCACCCGGTCGATGATGCGCCGGTGGGAGGCGGAGACGAGGGCGGTGGGGATCTCGTACTCGTACAGCTCGGCGAGCAGCCGTCCGGCGCCCGGCATCAGCGGCAGGGCGAGGCCGATGCGGGCCTCGAAGCCGTTGTTCAGGAGCACGGTGAGCTCTTCGAGGGGGATGTCGGCGCCGGTGGCCTCGATGAGGAAGCCCGCGCTGCGGGTCATGGGGCCGCCGACCACGACGTGCCGCCAGGACTCGTCGAGCGTGTGGCCGAGGGAGGCGAAGACCTCAACCTCGACGTCCCACCAGAAGCCCTCGGTGTCCACCAGCGTGCCGTCCATGTCGAGGAGCACGGCTTGCAGGGCCGACCCTTCGGCGGTGCGGGTTCCTGGCGCGGGGACCGTACTGGTCATCCACGTACCTCCTTGAGGGACGTTCAGGCCGGCTCCCACGAGGGGAACCGGCCTGCGGTGGACCGACCAGTCTACGTCGTGCGCGGCCGAAGCGCCTCTTTTGGCCCGTGTGCCCCGTGGAAGGGTCAACGAGCGGTGAGGCTCAGCGGGCGTTGAAGTACTTCGCCTCCGGGTGGTGGATCACGATGGCGTCCGTGGACTGCTCGGGGTGCAGCTGGAACTCCTCGGACAGCTCGACGCCGATGCGCCCCGGCTCGAGCAGGTCGGCGATCTTGGCCCGGTCCTCCAGGTTGGGGCAGGCGCCGTAGCCGAGGGAGAAGCGGGCGCCCCGGTACTTCAGCTCGAACATGCCCTGCATCTCGTCGGGGTCCTCGCCGGCGAAGCCGAGTTCGGAGCGCACGCGTGCGTGCCAGTACTCGGCGAGCGCCTCGGCCAGCTGCACGGACAGGCCGTGCAGTTCGAGGTAGTCGCGGTAGGCGTTGGCCTCGAAGAGCCGCGCGGTCTCCTCGCCGATGCGCGAGCCGACGGTGACGACCTGGAGGCCGACCACATCGGTCTCGCCGGACTCCTCCGGGCGGAAGAAGTCGGCCAGGCACAGGCGGCGGCCGCGGCGCTGGCGGGGGAAGGTGAAGCGGGTGCGCTCGTTGCCCTGCTCGTCCAGGATGATCAGGTCGTCGTCCTTGGAGACGCACGGGAAGTAGCCGTAGACCACGGCCGCCTCCAGCATGTTCTCCGTCTGGAGCCGGTCCAGCAGGCCGCGCAGCCGGGGCCGGCCCTCGCTCTCGACGAGTTCCTCGTAGGACGGGCCCTCGCCGGTGCGGGCCTGCTTCAGACCCCACTGGCCCTTGAACAGGGCGCCCTCGTCGAGCCAGCTGGCGTACTCCTTGAGCTGGATGCCCTTGATGACGCGGGTGCCGCGGAAGGGCGGCTCGGGGACGGGGTTGTCGGTGGCGACGTCGGAGCGCACGTGCCCCTCCTCGGGGCGCTCCTCCGTTGCGGCCGGGGCCGCGGCCCTGACCCGGCGCTGCTTGAGCTCGGGCAGCTTCGCGCCGGGCACACCGCGCTTGACGCCGATGAGGGCGTCCATCAGGCGCAGGCCCTCGAAGGCGTCGCGGGCGTAGCGGACCTCGCCCTCGTAGATCTCGTGCAGGTCCTGCTCGACGTAGGCGCGGGTGAGGGCGGCGCCGCCGAGGATGACCGGGTAGCCGGAGGCCAGGCCGCGCTGGTTGAGCTCCTCCAGGTTCTCCTTCATGATCACCGTGGACTTCACCAGCAGTCCGGACATGCCGATGACGTCGGCCTTGTGCTCCTCGGCGGCTTCCAGGATCGCGGAGACCGGCTGCTTGATGCCGAGGTTGACGACGTTGTAGCCGTTGTTGGACAGGATGATGTCGACGAGGTTCTTGCCGATGTCGTGCACGTCGCCGCGCACGGTGGCGAGGACGATGGTGCCCTTGCCGGCCTCGTCGGTCTTCTCCATGTGGGGTTCGAGGTGGGCCACGGCCGTCTTCATGACCTCGGCGGACTGCAGGACGAACGGCAGCTGCATCTGGCCGGAGCCGAACAGCTCGCCGACGACCTTCATGCCGTCCAGCAGGGTCTCGTTGACGATGTCGAGCGCGGACCGCTCCTGGAGTGCCACGTCGAGGTCCGCCTCGAGCCCGTTCTTCTCGCCGTCGATGATGCGCCGCTTGAGGCGCTCGTCCAGCGGCAGAGCGGCCAGTTCCTCGGCCTTGCCGGCCTTGAGGGACTTGGCGGTGGCGCCCTCGAACAGCTCCATGAGCTTCTGCAGCGGGTCGTAGCCCTCGGCGCGGCGGTCGTGGATGAGGTCCAGGGCGGTCTGGACCTCCTCCTCGCTGAAGCGGGCGATGGGCAGGATCTTCGAGGCGTGCACGATCGCCGAGTCCAGGCCCGCCTTGACGCACTCGTCGAGGAAGACGGAGTTCAGCAGAATGCGGGCGGCGGGGTTCAGGCCGAAGGAGATGTTGGACAGGCCGAGCGTGGTCTGCACCTTCGGGTGGCGCCGCTTGAGCTCGCGGATGCCCTCGATGGTGGCGATGCCGTCCTTGCGGGACTCCTCCTGGCCGGTGCAGATGGTGAAGGTCAGACAGTCGACGAGGATGTCCTCCTCGTGGATGCCCCAGTTGCCGGTCAGGTCCTCGATGAGCCGTTCGGCGATCTCGACCTTCTTCTCGGCGGTGCGGGCCTGGCCCTCCTCGTCGATGGTGAGCGCGATGAGGGCGGCGCCGTGCTCCGCGGCGAGGGCCGTGACCTTGGCGAAGCGGGACTCGGGGCCGTCGCCGTCCTCGTAGTTCACCGAGTTGATCACCGCGCGGCCGCCGAGCTTCTCCAGGCCGGCGCGGATGACGTCGACCTCGGTGGAGTCCAGCACGATGGGCAGGGTGGAGGCGGTGGCGAAGCGGCCGGCCAGCTCCTCCATGTCGGCGACGCCGTCGCGGCCGACGTAGTCCACGCACAGGTCGAGCATGTGCGCGCCCTCGCGGATCTGGTCCCGGGCCATCTCCACGCAGTCGTCCCAGCGGCCGTCCAGCATGGCCTCGCGGAACTTCTTCGAGCCGTTGGCGTTGGTGCGCTCGCCGATGGCCAGGTAGGAGGTGTCCTGCCGGAAGGGCACCGACTGGTACAGGGAGGCGGCGCCGGGCTCGGGCTGCGGGGCGCGCTCGGTCGGGGCGGTCTCCCGGACGCGCTCGACCAGCTGCCGCAGGTGCTCCGGGGTGGTGCCGCAGCAGCCGCCGACGAGGGAGAGGCCGTAGTCGCGGACGAAGGTGCCCTGCGCCTCGGCCAGCTCGGGCGCGGTCAGCGGGTAGTGGGCGCCGTCCTTGGTCAGCACCGGCAGGCCCGCGTTGGGCATGCAGGACAGCGGGATGCGTGAGTGCCGGGACAGAAAGCGCAGGTGCTCGCTCATCTCGGCCGGGCCGGTGGCGCAGTTCAGGCCGATCATGTCGATGCCGAGCGGTTCCAGCGCGGTCAGGGCCGCGCCGATCTCGGAGCCGAGCAGCATGGTCCCGGTCGTCTCGACGGTGACGGAGACGATCAGCGGTACGGACTGGCCGGTGGCCTCCATGGCACGGCGGGCGGCGATGACGGAGGCCTTGGTCTGGAGCAGGTCCTGGGTGGTCTCCACCAGCAGCGCGTCGGCGCCGCCGGCGAGCAGGCCCTCGGCGTTCTGCTGGTAGGCGTCCCGGATGGCGCCGAAGGTGGTGTGGCCGAGGGTGGGCAGCTTGGTGCCGGGTCCCATCGAGCCGAGCACCCAGCGCTGCTGTCCGGTGCTGCGGGTGAACTCGTCGGCCACCTCGCGCGCGATCCGGGCACCGGCCTCGGACAGTTCGGTGACGCGGTCGGGGATGTCGTACTCACCGAGGGCGGTGAGGTTGGCGCCGAAGGTGTTGGTCTCCACGCAGTCCACACCGACGTCGAAGTACGCGGAGTGGACCGAACGGACGATGTCCGGGCGCGTCAGGTTGAGGATCTCGTTGCAGCCCTCGAGATTCTCGAAGTCGTCGAGCGTGGGGTCCTGCGCCTGGAGCATGGTGCCCATCGCTCCGTCGGCCACGACCACACGGGTGGCCAGGGCTTCTCGGAGTGCGGACACACGGGCCCGGCTGTCGGTGGAAGGGGTCGGCGGCAACGCGGCCATGAAGGGGCTCCCTCTGATGCGACGGCTGTCGGCTTTGCGGCTTCCCGGAGGGCATCCGGGATGGGCGCACCGCGCCAGCGTAACCGGCTGTGGGCTTGGATGGGCAGCCGGTCCACGGGGCGGGACGCGCGTGGTGCCGGAGCGGCCGCGGGACGACGGATCGGCCACCGGTGGCGCAAAAATGGCGGCGTGCCATTAGCGAGAGGTCGGCATCGACCGGTAGTGTTCGACATTGCCGAACGAGGGCTGTGGTGCCGCTTGTCGGCGGTCGAAGGGGACGGAGGCAGTACGGCGATGGCACGGAACATCCAGTCGCTCGAGCGGGCGGCCGCGATGCTGCGGCTGCTGGCGGGCGGCGAGCGGCGGCTCGGCCTGTCGGACATCGCCTCGTCGCTGGGCCTGGCCAAGGGCACCGCCCACGGCATCCTGCGCACCCTCCAGCAGGAGGGCTTCGTGGAGCAGGACGACACCTCCGGGCGCTACCAGCTGGGCGCCGAGCTGCTGCGCCTGGGCACCACCTACCTCGATGTGCACGAGTTGCGGGCGCGCGCCCTGGTGTGGACCGACGACCTGGCCCGCTCCAGCGGCGAGAGCGTCTACCTGGGCGTCCTGCACCAGCAGGGCGTGCTGATCGTGCATCACGTCTTCCGGCCCGACGACAGCCGGCAGGTGCTGGAGATCGGCGCCATGCAGCCGCTGCACTCCACGGCCCTGGGCAAGGTGCTGTCCGCCTACGACCCGGTGGCGCACAGCGAGGCGCTGGAGGCCGACCGCAAGGCGTTCACCGACCGGACCGTGTGCGAGCCGGAGGACTTCGAGCACATCCTCGACGTCACCCGCGCGCGCGGGTACGCGGCGGACGTGGAGGAGACCTGGGAGGGCGTGGCCTCCCTCGCCGCCCCCATCCACGACCGGCGGCGCATGCCGGTCGGCGCGGTCGGCATCACCGGCGCCGTGGAACGGCTGTGCCGGGACGGCGAGCTGCGGCCGGAGCTGGTCGCGGCGGTGCGGGACTGCGCCCGCGCGGTCTCGCGGGACCTGGGCGCCGGGCGGTTCTGACAGCACACCAGCGGACCGGGGCGCCGTACGGCGTTCCGGTCCTCGGCATGCCCGCGCTCACCTGCGGCAAAGATCCCTGGGACCGCAGCGATCAGTAACGATCGTATTTTCGACAACACAGCTCTTGACGTGCTCGTAACGCCGAAGCAAGACTCCCGTCCATCGGTCGACATTGTCGAACAGCTACCGGCAATACGCGCTAGAGTGACAACGCCAGGCCGGTATCGAACTTCCCTGGACGTAAGACAAAGGAGTCGCGGGTGTCCAGCTCCGACATCTTCATCGGCGAGACCATCGGTACCGCCATACTCATCCTCCTCGGCGGCGGCGTCTGTGCCGCCGTCACGTTGAAGGCCTCCAAGGCTCGTAACGCCGGCTGGCTCGCCATCACCTTCGGGTGGGGCTTCGCGGTGCTCACGGCCGTCTACACCTCGGCACCGCTCTCCGGCGCCCATCTGAACCCGGCCGTGACGCTGGCCATCGCCATCAAGGACGGCGACTGGAAGAACGTCCCGGTCTACTTCGCCGGACAGCTCCTCGGCGCCATGATCGGTGCCGCTCTGGTCTGGGTCGCTTACTACGGTCAGTTCCACGCCCACCTCACCGACCGCGAGATCGTCGGCGGTCCGGGTGCGCAGGACACCGCGGTCAAGGCCGTCGAGGCCCAGGAGAAGGGCGCCGGCCCCGTGCTGGGCGTCTTCTCCACCGGCCCCGAGGTCCGTGTCGCCTGGCAGAACATCGCCACGGAGGTCATCGGCACCATCGTGCTGGTGCTCGCCGTGCTCACCCAGGGTCTGAACGACAAGGGCAACGGCCTGGGCAACCTGGGCGCCCTGATCACCGCGTTCGTCGTGGTCTCGATCGGTCTGTCCCTCGGCGGCCCGACGGGGTACGCGATCAACCCGGCCCGAGACCTCGGTCCGCGCATCGTGCACGCCCTGCTGCCACTGCCCAACAAGGGCGGCTCCGACTGGGGCTACGCCTGGATCCCCGTGGTGGCTCCGCTGATCGGCGGCGCCATCGCGGCAGGCATCTACAACGTCGCGTTCGCCTAGGAGCAAATCCCCCCTCTGGGGGAAACTTCCAGCACGCGCCGTACGTAAAGCCCCATAAACACGGAATTACCAGGAGACACAGTGACCGACGCGCACACCGCCGGCCCCTTCATCGCCGCCATCGACCAGGGCACCACCTCCAGCCGCTGCATCGTCTTCGACCGGGACGGACGGATCGTCTCCGTCGACCAGAAGGAGCACGAGCAGATCTTCCCGAAGCCGGGCTGGGTCGAGCACAACGCCACCGAGATCTGGACGAACGTCCAGGAGGTCGTCGCCGGGGCCATCGAGAAGGCCGGCATCACCCGCGACGACATCAAGGCCATCGGCATCACCAACCAGCGCGAGACGACCGTGCTGTGGGACAGGACCACCGGTGAGCCCGTCCACAACGCCATCGTCTGGCAGGACACCCGCACCGACGCCCTCTGCCGCGAGCTCGGCCGCAACGTCGGCCAGGACCGCTTCCGCCGCGAGACGGGCCTGCCCCTGGCCTCCTACTTCGCCGGCCCCAAGGCCCGCTGGCTGCTCGACAACGTCGACGGCCTGAAGGAGCGCGCCGAGGCGGGCGACATCCTCTTCGGCACCATGGACACCTGGGTCATCTGGAACCTGACCGGTGGTGTCGACGGCGGCAAGCACGTCACGGACGTCACCAACGCCTCGCGCACGATGCTCATGAACCTGCACACCATGCAGTGGGACGAGAAGATCTGCGAGTCCATCGGCGTCCCGCAGCAGATCCTGCCCGAGATCCGCTCCTCCGCCGAGGTCTACGGCGAGATCACCGGCGGAAAGCTCGGCGACCTGCTCGGCGGCATCCCGGTCGCCTCTGCGCTCGGCGACCAGCAGGCGGCCCTGTTCGGCCAGACCTGTTTCGCCGAGGGCGAGACCAAGTCGACCTACGGCACCGGCACCTTCATGGTGATGAACACCGGTGACAAGATCATCAACTCGTACAGCGGCCTGCTGACGACGGTCGGCTACAAGATCGGCGACCAGAAGACGGTCTACGCCCTGGAGGGCTCGATCGCGGTCACCGGTTCGCTGGTGCAGTGGATGCGCGACCAGATGGGCCTCATCTCCACCGCCGCCGAGATCGAGACCCTCGCCCTGTCGGTCGAGGACAACGGCGGCGCCTACTTCGTGCCGGCCTTCTCCGGCCTGTTCGCCCCGTACTGGCGCTCCGACGCCCGCGGTGTGATCGCCGGCCTGACCCGGTACGTCACCAAGGCGCACCTCGCGCGCGCCGTCCTGGAGGCCACCGCCTGGCAGACGCGGGAGATCGCCGACGCCATGACGAAGGACTCCGGTGTGGAGCTGACCGCCCTCAAGGTCGACGGCGGCATGACCTCCAACAACCTGCTGATGCAGACCCTCGCCGACTTCGTGGACGCCCCCGTGGTGCGCCCGATGGTCGCCGAGACCACCTGCCTCGGCGCCGCCTACGCCGCCGGTCTCGCCGTCGGCTTCTGGAACAGCACCGACGACCTGCGCGCCAACTGGCGCCGGGCCGCCGAGTGGACCCCCCGCATGGACGCGGAAAAGCGCGCCCATGAGTACAAGAACTGGCTCAAGGCCGTCGAGCGGACCATGGGCTGGCTCGAGGACGAGGAGTAAGAAACAGCATGACCACCAAGTCCACCCTGCAGTCCGTGCCTGCCCTGGGGACGCACCCGGCCTCCGGCTCGAACCCGAGCCGAGCCGAGACCAGGGAGCAGCTCTCCAAGGCGTCGTACGACCTTCTCGTGATCGGCGGCGGCATCCTGGGCATCTCCACCGCCTGGCACGCCGCGCAGTCCGGCCTCAGGGTGGCTCTGGTGGACGCCGGCGACTTCGCCGGCGCCACGTCCTCCGCCTCCTCCAAGCTCCTCCACGGCGGCCTGCGCTACCTGCAGACCGGTGCGGTGAAGCTGGTGGCGGAGAACCACTTCGAGCGCCGTGCGGTCTCCCGCCAGGTGGCTCCCCACCTGGCGAACCCGCTCACGTTCTACCTCCCGGTGTACAAGGGCGGGCCGCACGGCGCGGCGAAGCTCGGCGCGGGCGTCTTCGCCTACTCCGCGCTCTCCGCGTTCGGTGACGGCGTCGGGCACCTGCTGTCCCCGGCCAAGGCCGCGCAGGACGTGCCCGAGCTGCGCACCGAGAACCTCAAGGCCGTGGCCGTGTACGGCGACGACCAGATGAACGACGCCCGCATGGCGCTGATGACGGTCCGCGGGGCCGTCGAGGCGGGTGCGGTCGTCCTGAACCACGCCGAGGTGACGGGTCTGCGCTTCACGCAGGGCCGTGTCACCGGCGCCGAGCTGAAGGACCGCCTGTCCGGAGACGAGTTCGGCGTCAGCGCCCGGCTGGTGCTGAACGCGACCGGCCCGTGGGTCGACCACCTGCGCAAGATGGAGGACCCGAACGCGGCGCCGTCCATCCGCCTGTCCAAGGGCGCGCACCTGGTCCTCAAGCGCACCTCCCCCTGGAAGGCCGCGCTGGCCACCCCGATCGACAAGTACCGCATCACCTTCGCCCTCCCCTGGGAGGACATGCTGCTGCTCGGCACCACCGACGAGGTGTTCGAGGGCGACCCGGCGGACGTCTCGGTCACCGAGCAGGACAT
The Streptomyces tuirus genome window above contains:
- a CDS encoding IclR family transcriptional regulator, whose amino-acid sequence is MARNIQSLERAAAMLRLLAGGERRLGLSDIASSLGLAKGTAHGILRTLQQEGFVEQDDTSGRYQLGAELLRLGTTYLDVHELRARALVWTDDLARSSGESVYLGVLHQQGVLIVHHVFRPDDSRQVLEIGAMQPLHSTALGKVLSAYDPVAHSEALEADRKAFTDRTVCEPEDFEHILDVTRARGYAADVEETWEGVASLAAPIHDRRRMPVGAVGITGAVERLCRDGELRPELVAAVRDCARAVSRDLGAGRF
- a CDS encoding HAD family hydrolase, with protein sequence MTSTVPAPGTRTAEGSALQAVLLDMDGTLVDTEGFWWDVEVEVFASLGHTLDESWRHVVVGGPMTRSAGFLIEATGADIPLEELTVLLNNGFEARIGLALPLMPGAGRLLAELYEYEIPTALVSASHRRIIDRVLTSLGAHHFSLTVAGDEVPRTKPHPDPYLAAASGLGVDPARCAVIEDTATGVAAAEAAGCQVVAVPSVAPIAPALRRTVVTSLEEVDLTFLHGLMTEMR
- the glpK gene encoding glycerol kinase GlpK produces the protein MTDAHTAGPFIAAIDQGTTSSRCIVFDRDGRIVSVDQKEHEQIFPKPGWVEHNATEIWTNVQEVVAGAIEKAGITRDDIKAIGITNQRETTVLWDRTTGEPVHNAIVWQDTRTDALCRELGRNVGQDRFRRETGLPLASYFAGPKARWLLDNVDGLKERAEAGDILFGTMDTWVIWNLTGGVDGGKHVTDVTNASRTMLMNLHTMQWDEKICESIGVPQQILPEIRSSAEVYGEITGGKLGDLLGGIPVASALGDQQAALFGQTCFAEGETKSTYGTGTFMVMNTGDKIINSYSGLLTTVGYKIGDQKTVYALEGSIAVTGSLVQWMRDQMGLISTAAEIETLALSVEDNGGAYFVPAFSGLFAPYWRSDARGVIAGLTRYVTKAHLARAVLEATAWQTREIADAMTKDSGVELTALKVDGGMTSNNLLMQTLADFVDAPVVRPMVAETTCLGAAYAAGLAVGFWNSTDDLRANWRRAAEWTPRMDAEKRAHEYKNWLKAVERTMGWLEDEE
- a CDS encoding glycerol-3-phosphate dehydrogenase/oxidase; translated protein: MTTKSTLQSVPALGTHPASGSNPSRAETREQLSKASYDLLVIGGGILGISTAWHAAQSGLRVALVDAGDFAGATSSASSKLLHGGLRYLQTGAVKLVAENHFERRAVSRQVAPHLANPLTFYLPVYKGGPHGAAKLGAGVFAYSALSAFGDGVGHLLSPAKAAQDVPELRTENLKAVAVYGDDQMNDARMALMTVRGAVEAGAVVLNHAEVTGLRFTQGRVTGAELKDRLSGDEFGVSARLVLNATGPWVDHLRKMEDPNAAPSIRLSKGAHLVLKRTSPWKAALATPIDKYRITFALPWEDMLLLGTTDEVFEGDPADVSVTEQDITQILDEAAFSVRDQQLSRDLITYSFAGLRVLPGGPGDTAKAKRETVVTEGRGGMLSIAGGKWTTFRHIGRTIMKKLEALPGHPLGDDFEPVSALPKKLPLPGIANPRAVAHRLLTDRPAPGPRMAADTAKHLATHYGSLAFDIARMANESPELAERVHPDAPEIWAQVVWARDHEWAETPDDVLRRRTTLTIRGLATDDVRAKVQDLLDKK
- a CDS encoding MIP/aquaporin family protein, producing MSSSDIFIGETIGTAILILLGGGVCAAVTLKASKARNAGWLAITFGWGFAVLTAVYTSAPLSGAHLNPAVTLAIAIKDGDWKNVPVYFAGQLLGAMIGAALVWVAYYGQFHAHLTDREIVGGPGAQDTAVKAVEAQEKGAGPVLGVFSTGPEVRVAWQNIATEVIGTIVLVLAVLTQGLNDKGNGLGNLGALITAFVVVSIGLSLGGPTGYAINPARDLGPRIVHALLPLPNKGGSDWGYAWIPVVAPLIGGAIAAGIYNVAFA
- the metH gene encoding methionine synthase, which translates into the protein MAALPPTPSTDSRARVSALREALATRVVVADGAMGTMLQAQDPTLDDFENLEGCNEILNLTRPDIVRSVHSAYFDVGVDCVETNTFGANLTALGEYDIPDRVTELSEAGARIAREVADEFTRSTGQQRWVLGSMGPGTKLPTLGHTTFGAIRDAYQQNAEGLLAGGADALLVETTQDLLQTKASVIAARRAMEATGQSVPLIVSVTVETTGTMLLGSEIGAALTALEPLGIDMIGLNCATGPAEMSEHLRFLSRHSRIPLSCMPNAGLPVLTKDGAHYPLTAPELAEAQGTFVRDYGLSLVGGCCGTTPEHLRQLVERVRETAPTERAPQPEPGAASLYQSVPFRQDTSYLAIGERTNANGSKKFREAMLDGRWDDCVEMARDQIREGAHMLDLCVDYVGRDGVADMEELAGRFATASTLPIVLDSTEVDVIRAGLEKLGGRAVINSVNYEDGDGPESRFAKVTALAAEHGAALIALTIDEEGQARTAEKKVEIAERLIEDLTGNWGIHEEDILVDCLTFTICTGQEESRKDGIATIEGIRELKRRHPKVQTTLGLSNISFGLNPAARILLNSVFLDECVKAGLDSAIVHASKILPIARFSEEEVQTALDLIHDRRAEGYDPLQKLMELFEGATAKSLKAGKAEELAALPLDERLKRRIIDGEKNGLEADLDVALQERSALDIVNETLLDGMKVVGELFGSGQMQLPFVLQSAEVMKTAVAHLEPHMEKTDEAGKGTIVLATVRGDVHDIGKNLVDIILSNNGYNVVNLGIKQPVSAILEAAEEHKADVIGMSGLLVKSTVIMKENLEELNQRGLASGYPVILGGAALTRAYVEQDLHEIYEGEVRYARDAFEGLRLMDALIGVKRGVPGAKLPELKQRRVRAAAPAATEERPEEGHVRSDVATDNPVPEPPFRGTRVIKGIQLKEYASWLDEGALFKGQWGLKQARTGEGPSYEELVESEGRPRLRGLLDRLQTENMLEAAVVYGYFPCVSKDDDLIILDEQGNERTRFTFPRQRRGRRLCLADFFRPEESGETDVVGLQVVTVGSRIGEETARLFEANAYRDYLELHGLSVQLAEALAEYWHARVRSELGFAGEDPDEMQGMFELKYRGARFSLGYGACPNLEDRAKIADLLEPGRIGVELSEEFQLHPEQSTDAIVIHHPEAKYFNAR